A DNA window from Ovis aries strain OAR_USU_Benz2616 breed Rambouillet chromosome 7, ARS-UI_Ramb_v3.0, whole genome shotgun sequence contains the following coding sequences:
- the LOC114115593 gene encoding testis development-related protein-like, producing MWKLGRSRVLLDEAPEEEDGLRGGAPPATAPAAAQVPGASFRGWKEVTSLFNKDDEQQLLEGRKSPKSRATNLRLKEELKTEKKSGFWDNLVLKQNIQSKKPDEIEGWEPPKLALEDVAADSGGPSSDRESRPGWPEDTKGSTKYTSLATAGSSSRWSLRSAGKLVSIRRQSRGHLTDDWEELE from the coding sequence ATGTGGAAGCTGGGCCGAAGCCGGGTGCTCCTGGACGAGGCCCCCGAGGAGGAGGACGGCCTGCGAGGGGGGGCGCCGCCCGccaccgcccccgccgccgctcAGGTTCCAGGAGCGAGTTTCCGAGGCTGGAAAGAAGTGACTTCTCTGTTTAACAAGGATGACGAGCAGCAGCTGCTGGAAGGGCGAAAATCCCCCAAGTCCAGAGCCACTAACTTACGATTAAAAGAAGAGTTGAAGACAGAGAAGAAGTCTGGATTTTGGGACAATTTGGTTTTGAAACAGAACATACAGTCTAAGAAACCAGATGAGATTGAAGGTTGGGAACCTCCGAAACTTGCCCTTGAAGACGTGGCAGCAGACTCGGGCGGCCCTTCGAGTGACCGTGAGTCTCGGCCGGGCTGGCCGGAGGACACCAAGGGCTCCACCAAGTACACCAGCCTGGCCACCGCAGGGAGCAGCTCGCGCTGGAGCCTCAGGTCGGCCGGAAAGCTGGTCAGCATCCGCCGGCAGAGCAGAGGCCACCTGACGGATGACTGGGAGGAGCTGGAGTGA